TCCTGTAGGAACAGGCCCGTTCCAATTCAAAGAATGGAAGAGCGGGGATCACCTGACTGTAGAGAAGTTTGATGATTACCGGGATCCGGAAGTTCCCAAAGTGGACCAGCTTGTATTCAAACCGGTTCCTGAAAGCGGCTCTCGTTCCGCAATGCTTCAGACAGGCGAAGCGGATTTCGTCTTCCCTGTTTCTACAAGCCAGGTGGATACATTAGAGAATCAAGCAGGTGTAACGGTGGAGAACAAGCCGTCTCTTGTCGTTAAGTATTTCTCTATGAATACCATGAAGAAACCGTTTGACGATCCAAAAGTTCGTCAAGCCATCAACTATGCAATCGACAAAGAAGCGTATGTCAATGTCATCTATGACGGCTATGCGACTGTTGCCGAGTCTTCCATTGCACCTGATACACAACACTACTCTGGTCAGGAAGTCTATGAATATGATCCGGAGAAAGCGAAAGAGCTGCTTGCAGAAGCCGGTTATCCGGACGGATTTGAAACGACGATCTGGGGCGGTACAAGTTCTGACAAGACGAAGATGATGCAGTTCTATAAACAGCAGTTGAGCCAAGTCGGTATTAAGCTGAACGTCGTCCCTATGGAAGGCGGTACACTTGGAGACAACATCTGGGGTGTCGAGAAGCCGGAAGATACGGAACTCGAGCTTTACAACGGAGGATGGTCTCCTTCAACAGCCGATGCAGATTGGGGACTTCGTCCGTTATTCAGCTCAGAATCTTTCCCGCCGGAGTCTTATAACACTTCCTATTATAAGAACGATCAGGTAGACGAGCTGTTGCAGAAGGCATTAAATACAGCCGATGATGATAAGCGTGCAGAGTATTATGCAGAGGCGCAGGAAATGATCTGGAACGATGCACCTTGGGTATTCCTTGCGGTTCCTGACCTGCTCTATGCTCATCAGGATTACGTGAAGGGGATT
This sequence is a window from Bacillus sp. SB49. Protein-coding genes within it:
- a CDS encoding glutathione ABC transporter substrate-binding protein; amino-acid sequence: MKLSRFLPVLSLLLVLVIAGCGNGEGDGNGTADSSKKAEAPSKEEGLTIAVDGNFTSMDPHDTNDNQSYSAQSAVYEGLLGFDEDLNIVPVLAESYEANENSTEFTFQLKEGITFHDGTPFNAEAVKANIDRLADPDSQLRRSSLFELVDSTEVLGEYEVKVTLKEPFGAMPNNFAHPAAAMISPESISESEEEIARNPVGTGPFQFKEWKSGDHLTVEKFDDYRDPEVPKVDQLVFKPVPESGSRSAMLQTGEADFVFPVSTSQVDTLENQAGVTVENKPSLVVKYFSMNTMKKPFDDPKVRQAINYAIDKEAYVNVIYDGYATVAESSIAPDTQHYSGQEVYEYDPEKAKELLAEAGYPDGFETTIWGGTSSDKTKMMQFYKQQLSQVGIKLNVVPMEGGTLGDNIWGVEKPEDTELELYNGGWSPSTADADWGLRPLFSSESFPPESYNTSYYKNDQVDELLQKALNTADDDKRAEYYAEAQEMIWNDAPWVFLAVPDLLYAHQDYVKGITMLSSGVLDLKNAEIVSE